The following are encoded in a window of Natronoarchaeum philippinense genomic DNA:
- a CDS encoding ribbon-helix-helix domain-containing protein: MPKISVEIPQELLADLDEHVGDDGKYVNRSEAVRASIRKNLDILDEIDERHGRLDEE; encoded by the coding sequence ATGCCAAAGATCAGCGTCGAGATCCCTCAAGAACTCCTCGCCGACCTCGACGAACACGTCGGTGACGACGGCAAGTACGTCAACCGCAGCGAAGCCGTCCGCGCGTCGATCAGGAAGAACCTCGATATTCTCGACGAGATCGACGAACGTCACGGCCGGCTAGACGAAGAGTAA